The proteins below come from a single Eremothecium sinecaudum strain ATCC 58844 chromosome II, complete sequence genomic window:
- the CDC7 gene encoding serine/threonine protein kinase CDC7 (Syntenic homolog of Ashbya gossypii AER216C; Syntenic homolog of Saccharomyces cerevisiae YDL017W (CDC7)) has protein sequence MTSDIPVEVVQEMEDLCNAVPQLAESYRLIDKIGEGTFSSVYKAKDIKGRIIARFKDHFWEVDDDEKDCRDSGPFVALKRIYVTSSPQRIYNELKLLYMLSGNHSVAPLCDAIRYNDQIVAVLPWYPHEEFRNFYRDLPIKGIKKCIFELLQALKFVHSKGIIHRDVKPTNFLYNPILGKGVLVDFGLAELEPDREENLNELGNNKDIRSCETYCPCGSSYNVPQKTNLITIQNGKVIYNCKNQTVTGSVANSALDLTVGYPKNETRRSKRANRAGTRGFRAPEVLMKCSQQTTKIDIWSVGVILLSFLSRRFPMFQSLDDTDSLLEMCCIFGSKAMKNTAQLHGLGLELQGLEGITQDGISNGLRGYVKQLLEEECNAATFPYYSVAFETLDFLNKSKRQVTPSLGSSGSTISSDERSGDEGALDLRKERAYSDYSERVWDDHFWCFDVLDKCFEMDPKKRSSADELLQHLLFSELTEKDTSTENDELVTIES, from the coding sequence ATGACTTCCGACATACCTGTTGAGGTTGTTCAGGAAATGGAAGATCTGTGTAATGCAGTTCCACAACTAGCAGAAAGTTATCGACTAATAGACAAGATCGGTGAGGGTACTTTCTCATCAGTATACAAGGCTAAGGACATTAAAGGTAGAATTATAGCACGTTTTAAGGATCATTTTTGGGaagttgatgatgatgagaaAGACTGCCGTGATAGTGGGCCATTTGTCGCGTTAAAGCGGATATATGTGACATCATCGCCACAACGTATATACAACGAATTGAAACTCCTATACATGTTAAGTGGGAACCATAGTGTGGCTCCATTGTGTGACGCAATTAGATATAACGACCAAATAGTTGCGGTTCTTCCCTGGTATCCTCACGAGGAGTTTAGGAATTTTTACAGAGATTTACCTATTAAAGGTATCAAAAAGTGCATTTTCGAACTACTACAGGCATTGAAGTTCGTACATTCAAAAGGTATCATCCATCGAGATGTTAAGCCAACTAATTTTCTGTATAATCCAATTTTGGGGAAGGGTGTTCTTGTGGATTTTGGTTTGGCGGAACTTGAGCCAGATAGAGAAGAAAACTTGAACGAACTGGGAAATAATAAGGATATTAGGTCGTGTGAAACATATTGTCCTTGCGGATCTAGCTACAATGTGCCGCAGAAGACGAATCTTATTACTATTCAAAATGGCAAAGTTATTTATAATTGCAAAAACCAAACCGTGACCGGAAGCGTTGCAAACAGTGCATTGGATTTGACCGTGGGGTATCCTAAGAATGAAACGCGTAGGAGTAAGCGTGCTAATAGAGCAGGAACAAGGGGTTTCCGTGCTCCTGAAGTTTTAATGAAGTGTTCTCAACAAACCACTAAGATAGATATATGGTCCGTTGGAGTTATTTTGCTTTCATTTCTCTCAAGAAGGTTTCCTATGTTTCAAAGTTTGGATGATACAGACTCCTTGCTTGAAATGTGCTGTATTTTTGGTTCGAAAGCGATGAAGAATACTGCTCAGTTGCATGGTTTGGGTTTGGAACTTCAGGGCTTGGAAGGAATTACTCAAGATGGTATTTCTAATGGATTAAGAGGATATGTAAAACAACTATTGGAAGAAGAATGCAATGCTGCAACGTTTCCATATTACAGTGTTGCATTTGAAACGTTGGATTTTTTGAACAAATCCAAGAGACAAGTGACGCCCAGTTTGGGCAGTAGTGGTAGTACGATATCTAGCGACGAGCGAAGTGGAGACGAGGGTGCATTAGACTTGCGTAAAGAAAGAGCATACAGTGATTACTCAGAAAGAGTATGGGACGACCACTTTTGGTGTTTTGATGTACTTGATAAATGTTTTGAAATGGATCCTAAGAAGAGGAGCAGTGCGGATGAGTTGTTACAGCACCTTCTATTTAGTGAACTAACTGAAAAAGATACTTCAACCGAAAATGATGAATTAGTCACTATCGAATCCTAA
- the ERP3 gene encoding Erp3p (Syntenic homolog of Ashbya gossypii AER217W; Syntenic homolog of Saccharomyces cerevisiae YDL018C (ERP3)), whose amino-acid sequence MENIARSLFWTIGFTLMFAAFCTSSPLTFELGPLEEECFYQTIAEPDCTILYYFTVQQSYTNKFELDYKVFGPNGESKPLIERSRVKQEEWQFRVHNKGEYAICFKEISNSNKFIDMEFEHRCENAQTTAELEQTQKPVKNSIYITEGYSIQEMLKGSIDRMERQFNVLKHTLQYYKTRNNRNYHTVQSILSSVVKFSMYGIWIILLMAFAQIIIIQWIFNRSQVIKS is encoded by the coding sequence ATGGAAAATATAGCTAGGAGTCTCTTTTGGACAATTGGTTTCACATTGATGTTTGCTGCGTTCTGTACGTCATCCCCTTTAACATTCGAACTAGGTCCGCTCGAAGAGGAATGTTTCTATCAAACGATAGCAGAACCAGACTGTACTATACTCTATTACTTTACGGTTCAACAGAGTTATACCAATAAATTTGAGCTTGACTACAAAGTATTTGGCCCCAATGGCGAATCAAAGCCTTTAATTGAGAGATCCAGAGTAAAACAGGAAGAATGGCAGTTCAGGGTGCATAACAAAGGCGAATACGCCATATGCTTCAAAGAAATATCTAATAGTAATAAGTTCATTGATATGGAGTTCGAACATCGGTGTGAGAATGCTCAGACAACTGCGGAGTTGGAACAGACACAGAAACCTGTAAAGAATAGCATATACATTACGGAAGGTTATTCGATACAGGAGATGTTAAAAGGCTCAATTGATAGAATGGAACGACAATTCAATGTTCTAAAGCATACACTGCAATATTACAAAACTAGGAACAATAGAAACTATCATACTGTGCAGTCAATTTTAAGCAGTGTAGTTAAATTTTCAATGTACGGTATATGGATAATTCTATTGATGGCGTTTGCTCAGATAATTATTATCCAATGGATTTTTAATAGATCGCAAGTTATCAAAAGCTGA